A region from the Candidatus Electrothrix scaldis genome encodes:
- a CDS encoding tetratricopeptide repeat protein: protein MGSKENAVLFPGSIVLIEFFILREDVRLTKQSLLILSAGFLFILGCTLALAGPKIFLSIFDSYTGRSFTPFQRLLTQSRIVTFYLSQIFFPAPSRLSLTHDVHLSTSLFFPFTTLSSIVFLTLLVIFSFRYHKKQPLLSFAILFFLFNHTVESSFLNLEIIFEHRNYLPSLFLFLPLAALLGRSIHHYQQSNRLIFLFLSAGASLLVLLFLVGTFERNKAWLTERSLWEDSLKKAPGHSRSYVNLAHGYYQRDNNDNNKKAFELYWQSLDKYAPNPWKARLAAYGSLGYIMFRYGKYEKALKFYDQALSVAKDKPYGNLTAGILSDKANTLWIAGKKQEALNLISGLAQARPKKGVYLQQYGEMLIGMNRLAEGMIILRHVISEFPMTSTEYRKALLDFALIYARLDSMKKSSFYMRLADRLGVPVVPSSLCFIEASLLAGKKEKTGQAMQHILYKITWAELIAILEERSPNTPILPLNYPYLLQYAEEWLTEQKTP from the coding sequence TTGGGATCCAAAGAGAATGCTGTCCTGTTTCCCGGCTCCATTGTCCTCATTGAATTTTTTATCCTTCGTGAGGATGTCAGGCTGACCAAGCAAAGCCTCCTGATTCTTTCTGCAGGTTTCCTGTTTATCCTAGGATGCACTTTAGCGCTAGCTGGTCCAAAAATTTTTCTCAGTATATTTGATAGCTATACGGGAAGAAGTTTTACCCCTTTCCAACGTTTACTGACTCAGTCCAGAATTGTTACTTTTTATCTGAGCCAAATTTTTTTTCCTGCCCCATCACGTCTCTCGCTAACCCATGATGTTCACCTCTCAACCTCTTTATTTTTCCCTTTCACAACACTTTCCTCGATAGTTTTCCTGACTCTGCTCGTCATATTTTCTTTTCGTTATCATAAAAAGCAGCCGCTTCTTTCCTTTGCAATCCTTTTCTTTCTTTTTAACCATACAGTAGAGTCCTCTTTTCTTAATCTGGAAATTATTTTTGAACACCGTAATTACCTCCCCTCACTTTTTTTATTCCTCCCTCTTGCCGCATTGCTCGGAAGAAGCATACATCACTATCAACAAAGCAACAGATTGATATTTTTGTTTCTCTCAGCAGGAGCGTCTCTTCTGGTTTTGCTTTTCCTTGTCGGAACGTTTGAGCGCAATAAAGCTTGGTTGACGGAACGAAGCTTATGGGAGGACTCTTTAAAAAAAGCACCGGGTCACAGCCGTTCGTATGTTAATCTCGCTCACGGGTATTACCAAAGGGATAACAACGATAATAATAAAAAAGCCTTTGAGCTATACTGGCAGTCTTTGGATAAATATGCGCCCAATCCCTGGAAAGCCAGACTGGCGGCATACGGGAGTTTGGGGTATATTATGTTTCGCTATGGAAAATATGAAAAAGCATTGAAGTTTTATGATCAGGCTTTGTCTGTCGCAAAAGATAAACCCTATGGAAATCTAACAGCTGGAATTTTATCTGATAAAGCAAATACCCTATGGATAGCCGGAAAAAAACAGGAGGCACTGAACCTTATCAGCGGTCTTGCCCAAGCTAGACCTAAGAAGGGCGTATATCTCCAACAGTATGGTGAAATGCTCATAGGAATGAACCGTCTTGCTGAGGGAATGATAATTTTACGTCACGTTATCTCAGAGTTTCCTATGACAAGTACTGAGTACAGAAAAGCCCTGCTTGATTTTGCCCTTATCTACGCAAGATTAGATTCTATGAAAAAATCTTCTTTCTATATGCGATTAGCAGACCGACTCGGCGTACCCGTCGTGCCCAGCTCACTCTGCTTTATTGAGGCAAGCTTGCTGGCAGGGAAAAAAGAAAAAACAGGGCAAGCGATGCAGCATATTCTTTATAAAATAACTTGGGCAGAGTTAATTGCCATTTTAGAAGAACGTTCACCTAATACGCCGATACTCCCTCTTAACTACCCATATCTTCTTCAATATGCCGAAGAGTGGCTTACAGAACAAAAAACGCCATAA